Proteins found in one Streptomyces sp. NBC_00461 genomic segment:
- a CDS encoding MerR family transcriptional regulator has translation MSYDGLWSIGELAEHAGVTVKTVRFYSDRGLLPETSRSAGGHRRYGHGALDRLRLIRSLRGLDLPLPEVRRVLDEAEGEPGGAFEHAVAGRLRALGSELRALRWREAALRLVQECPPEERADRLRLIGAVSAPPSTAPLARFWRAWLPVRMPARSVKAFLEVAVPQPPDDPDPAQVFAFARLHALTTRPCSGAGQPQPEAHRAAGASGSAVLYAGLAEAYDLAGVRLRRDLAPCPDEALDAFVSAYASAYGTRDTPDFRRRLARQLAADPRIDRYWELVTVVVTPPGRRPEPTPGSAHDWLLAALAEQTTATA, from the coding sequence ATGTCCTACGACGGCCTGTGGAGCATCGGGGAGCTTGCCGAACATGCGGGCGTCACGGTCAAGACCGTGCGCTTCTACTCCGACCGCGGTCTGCTGCCGGAGACCTCGCGCAGCGCCGGCGGACACCGCCGCTACGGCCACGGCGCCCTGGACCGGCTGCGGCTGATCCGTTCCCTGCGCGGCCTCGACCTGCCGCTGCCCGAGGTACGCCGCGTCCTCGACGAGGCGGAGGGCGAGCCGGGCGGTGCGTTCGAGCACGCGGTGGCCGGCCGGCTGCGCGCACTCGGCTCCGAGCTGAGGGCCCTGCGCTGGCGGGAGGCCGCGCTGCGGCTGGTGCAGGAGTGTCCGCCCGAGGAGCGGGCCGACCGGCTGCGTCTGATCGGTGCGGTGAGCGCCCCGCCGAGCACGGCCCCGCTGGCCCGGTTCTGGCGTGCCTGGCTGCCGGTGCGGATGCCGGCCCGCTCGGTCAAGGCGTTCCTGGAGGTGGCGGTCCCGCAGCCGCCGGACGATCCGGACCCGGCCCAGGTGTTCGCGTTCGCCCGGCTGCACGCCCTCACGACCCGCCCGTGCAGCGGCGCCGGGCAGCCGCAGCCGGAGGCGCACCGGGCCGCGGGCGCCAGCGGGTCGGCCGTCCTGTATGCGGGCCTCGCCGAGGCGTACGACCTGGCGGGCGTGCGACTGCGCCGGGACCTCGCCCCGTGCCCCGACGAGGCGCTGGACGCCTTCGTCTCCGCGTACGCGAGCGCGTACGGCACCCGGGACACCCCGGACTTCCGCCGGCGGCTGGCGCGGCAGCTCGCGGCCGACCCGCGGATCGACCGCTACTGGGAGCTGGTGACGGTGGTGGTGACCCCTCCGGGCCGCCGTCCGGAGCCGACCCCCGGATCGGCGCACGACTGGCTGCTCGCGGCCCTGGCCGAGCAGACCACGGCGACCGCCTGA
- a CDS encoding alpha/beta hydrolase has protein sequence MTVFVLVAGAFTGAHVWQETAARLAASGAEVHSVALTGLDGSRRGTGVRIDLETHIADVIAAIDSVDAAAGGDIVLVGHGYGIHPVVGAADRRAERIARIVCLDTGMPKDGIPALAAVPDPDLRAQVAERAGSEAGTEGADGARAPKSRAEWQRWGSTAGVSDTAMDRLVALAAPQPTATLLQPLRLTGAVTAVPTTGVLCTRNGASIALVQQLVSLGDPDLRFLADPRVSFFELATGHWPMLSCPTELAVALLRAAAGEGQRLKPADDTQPPPHLRPFPLDVPELPRERRGNVDLYLPPDAEGPRPAVVFVHGGPVPAGVRPTPRDWPTLMGYARLAAAQGAVGVTLDHRLHDVADYERAAEDVAAAVELARADPRVDADRIALWFFSAGGLIMADWLRARPVWLRCVAATYPILAPMPNWGLAGSGFLPAEAVAHAGNLPVVLTRVGLEMPEIAVTVEEFLAAAKDAGTDVEVVDVPHGRHGFETLAPVEEWRDAVHRAMGSVLARLTPTAFAYPPTAERGRGSNPAAR, from the coding sequence ATGACCGTATTCGTTCTGGTGGCAGGCGCGTTCACCGGCGCACACGTGTGGCAGGAGACAGCCGCGCGGCTGGCCGCGTCGGGCGCGGAGGTGCACTCGGTCGCCCTCACCGGACTCGACGGGTCCCGGCGCGGCACGGGGGTCCGCATCGACCTGGAGACACACATCGCGGATGTGATCGCGGCGATCGACTCGGTGGACGCGGCGGCCGGTGGGGACATCGTGCTGGTGGGCCACGGCTACGGCATCCATCCCGTGGTGGGCGCCGCCGACCGGCGGGCGGAGCGCATCGCCCGGATCGTCTGCCTGGACACGGGGATGCCGAAGGACGGCATCCCTGCCCTGGCCGCGGTGCCCGACCCGGACCTGCGCGCGCAGGTGGCCGAGCGGGCCGGGTCGGAGGCCGGGACGGAGGGGGCCGACGGGGCGCGGGCGCCCAAGTCCCGTGCGGAATGGCAGCGTTGGGGCAGCACGGCCGGCGTGTCCGACACCGCGATGGACCGGCTCGTCGCGCTGGCCGCACCGCAGCCGACGGCCACCCTGCTCCAGCCGCTGCGGCTGACCGGCGCGGTGACCGCGGTCCCCACCACCGGCGTGCTGTGCACCAGGAACGGCGCGAGCATCGCGCTGGTCCAGCAGCTGGTGAGCCTGGGCGACCCCGACCTGCGGTTCCTGGCCGATCCCCGGGTGAGCTTCTTCGAACTGGCCACCGGACACTGGCCGATGCTGTCCTGCCCGACCGAACTCGCCGTGGCCCTGCTGCGGGCCGCGGCCGGCGAGGGACAGCGGCTGAAGCCGGCCGACGACACCCAACCGCCCCCGCATCTGCGGCCGTTCCCGCTGGACGTGCCCGAACTGCCGCGCGAGCGCAGGGGCAACGTCGACCTGTACCTGCCGCCCGACGCCGAGGGCCCGCGCCCGGCGGTGGTCTTCGTGCATGGCGGCCCGGTGCCCGCCGGGGTCCGGCCGACCCCGCGGGACTGGCCGACCCTGATGGGGTACGCCCGCCTCGCGGCAGCGCAGGGTGCGGTGGGCGTCACCCTGGACCACCGTCTGCACGACGTGGCCGACTACGAGCGCGCCGCCGAGGACGTGGCCGCCGCGGTGGAGCTGGCGCGGGCGGACCCCCGGGTGGACGCGGACCGGATCGCGCTGTGGTTCTTCTCGGCGGGCGGGCTCATCATGGCGGACTGGCTGCGGGCTCGACCGGTGTGGCTGCGCTGCGTCGCCGCGACCTATCCGATCCTGGCGCCGATGCCGAACTGGGGGCTGGCCGGCAGCGGCTTCCTCCCCGCCGAGGCGGTGGCGCACGCGGGCAACCTGCCGGTCGTGCTGACCCGCGTGGGCCTGGAGATGCCCGAGATCGCCGTCACCGTCGAGGAGTTCCTGGCAGCGGCCAAGGACGCCGGGACGGACGTCGAGGTGGTCGACGTACCGCACGGCCGCCACGGCTTCGAGACGCTCGCCCCCGTCGAGGAGTGGCGTGACGCCGTCCACCGCGCCATGGGGTCGGTGCTGGCGCGTCTGACGCCGACGGCGTTCGCCTACCCGCCCACGGCCGAGCGCGGCCGCGGCTCGAACCCAGCCGCCCGGTAG
- a CDS encoding Gfo/Idh/MocA family protein, with protein sequence MSDTVREPLRIGVLGAARITERALIDPARRGGHRLVAVAARDRSRAEAFAAAHGVQRVAHSYADLLADPEVEVVYNPLANGLHGPWNSAALAAGKHVLSEKPSASNAEEAAEVREAAAKAGTVFMEAFHYLFHPLTRRLHELLESGELGDLRRVETTVAIQAPADTDPRWSLPLAGGAVMDLGCYSLHAQRMLAPWAGGAPRLVSARGGERAGAPGIDEWLDADLEFPGGATGSARCHMAYDKLEMSCRIVGSRGEVHAPNFVLPQLDDRLVIRTAQGERTEHLGTRSSYTYQLEAFAARVREGVALPLDADDAVATMTLIDACYRAAGFEPRPRSAVGG encoded by the coding sequence ATGAGCGACACGGTCCGCGAACCCCTGCGCATCGGCGTCCTGGGCGCCGCACGGATCACCGAGCGCGCCCTGATCGACCCCGCCCGCAGGGGCGGCCACCGCCTGGTCGCGGTGGCCGCCCGCGACCGGTCCCGCGCCGAGGCCTTCGCCGCCGCGCACGGCGTGCAGCGGGTCGCTCACTCGTACGCCGACCTGCTCGCCGACCCCGAGGTCGAGGTCGTCTACAACCCGCTCGCCAACGGCCTGCACGGCCCGTGGAACAGCGCGGCCCTCGCGGCCGGCAAGCACGTCCTGAGCGAGAAGCCGTCCGCGAGCAACGCGGAGGAGGCCGCCGAGGTGCGGGAGGCGGCGGCGAAGGCCGGCACGGTCTTCATGGAGGCGTTCCACTACCTCTTCCACCCGCTCACCCGCCGTCTGCACGAGCTCCTCGAAAGCGGTGAACTGGGCGACCTGCGGCGGGTGGAGACGACGGTCGCGATACAGGCCCCCGCGGACACCGACCCGCGCTGGTCCCTGCCGCTCGCCGGCGGCGCCGTGATGGACCTGGGCTGCTACAGCCTGCACGCCCAGCGGATGCTGGCGCCGTGGGCGGGCGGCGCGCCGCGACTCGTCTCCGCGCGCGGCGGGGAGCGGGCGGGCGCACCGGGCATCGACGAATGGCTCGACGCCGACCTGGAGTTCCCGGGCGGGGCCACCGGATCGGCGCGCTGCCACATGGCGTACGACAAGCTGGAGATGAGCTGCCGCATCGTCGGCAGCCGGGGCGAGGTCCACGCCCCGAACTTCGTCCTCCCCCAGCTCGACGACCGGCTGGTGATCCGTACGGCACAGGGTGAGCGGACGGAGCACCTCGGGACCCGGTCGTCGTACACGTACCAGTTGGAGGCGTTCGCGGCGCGGGTCCGGGAGGGTGTCGCGCTGCCACTGGACGCGGACGACGCGGTGGCGACGATGACGCTGATCGACGCGTGCTACCGGGCGGCTGGGTTCGAGCCGCGGCCGCGCTCGGCCGTGGGCGGGTAG
- a CDS encoding Gfo/Idh/MocA family protein, which translates to MRIGILGLGRIGAFHAETLSGLDAVESLVLTDPFADAAKSAAERFGGEVVDSPEALLAAGVDGIVIAAATDAHPGLILAGVEAGVPVFCEKPVARTMAEGVEVLKAVEGSDVPIQIGYNRRFDAGFVAARAAVHSGELGKLHTVRSTTLDPAPPPAAYIAASGGIFRDCSVHDFDIIRWVTGREVVEVYAVGGNRGADYIKDAGDADTTGAILTLDDGTIAVVSNSRHNARGYDVRMEIHGFQDSIAVGLEDKLPLRSVEPGVSFPAGTPHDFFMDRFTEAYRAELTAFTEVVAGTRPSPCTVADALEAGWIADACTLSLHEHRPVTIAEVRTA; encoded by the coding sequence ATGCGTATCGGAATCCTCGGCCTCGGCCGCATCGGCGCCTTCCATGCCGAGACCCTCTCCGGACTCGACGCGGTCGAGTCGCTGGTGCTCACCGACCCGTTCGCGGACGCCGCCAAGTCCGCGGCGGAGCGCTTCGGCGGCGAGGTCGTGGACTCGCCGGAGGCCCTGCTGGCCGCCGGTGTGGACGGCATCGTGATCGCGGCCGCGACGGACGCCCACCCCGGGCTGATCCTGGCCGGGGTCGAGGCCGGTGTCCCGGTCTTCTGCGAGAAGCCCGTCGCCAGGACGATGGCCGAGGGCGTCGAGGTCCTCAAGGCCGTCGAGGGCAGCGACGTGCCGATCCAGATCGGCTACAACCGCCGCTTCGACGCCGGATTCGTCGCCGCCCGCGCCGCCGTGCACAGCGGCGAGCTGGGCAAACTGCACACCGTACGGTCGACCACGCTGGACCCGGCGCCCCCGCCGGCCGCGTACATCGCCGCCTCCGGCGGCATCTTCCGCGACTGCTCCGTCCACGACTTCGACATCATCCGCTGGGTGACGGGCCGCGAGGTCGTCGAGGTGTACGCGGTCGGGGGCAACCGGGGCGCCGACTACATCAAGGACGCGGGCGACGCCGACACCACCGGCGCCATCCTCACCCTCGACGACGGCACGATCGCCGTGGTGTCCAACTCCCGCCACAACGCGCGCGGTTACGACGTCCGCATGGAGATCCACGGATTCCAGGACTCCATCGCGGTGGGCCTGGAGGACAAGCTGCCGCTGCGCTCGGTCGAGCCTGGCGTGTCCTTCCCGGCCGGCACCCCGCACGACTTCTTCATGGACCGCTTCACCGAGGCCTACCGTGCCGAACTCACCGCGTTCACCGAGGTCGTCGCCGGTACCCGGCCCTCGCCCTGCACGGTGGCGGACGCCCTGGAGGCCGGCTGGATCGCCGACGCGTGCACCCTGTCGCTGCACGAGCACCGGCCCGTGACGATCGCCGAGGTCCGCACCGCCTGA
- a CDS encoding SDR family oxidoreductase: protein MGLLDDKVVLVNGGSQGVGAAIARAAVREGAVVAVTGRRPAPGEALVTELTAAGGKAMFVRADLSDAEQAGTAVGDVVAAYGRIDCLVNSAGLTSRGTLLDTTPELFDQHIAINLRAPFFAMQAAVADMVSRKASGTVVNIITSSAHGGQPFLAPYVAAKAGLIGLTRNAAHAHRWDRIRINGLNIGWTATEGEDATQRKFHDAEDDWREEAAARLPMGKLGQPDEIADFAVFLLSDRSGVVTGSVIDWDQNVLGGLD, encoded by the coding sequence ATGGGACTTCTCGACGACAAGGTCGTCCTCGTCAACGGCGGCAGCCAGGGCGTCGGCGCCGCCATCGCGCGGGCCGCGGTCCGTGAGGGCGCCGTGGTGGCCGTGACCGGGCGGCGTCCGGCACCGGGCGAGGCGCTGGTGACCGAGCTGACGGCGGCCGGCGGCAAGGCGATGTTCGTGCGCGCCGACCTCTCGGACGCCGAGCAGGCGGGGACCGCCGTGGGTGACGTGGTCGCCGCGTACGGGCGGATCGACTGCCTGGTCAACTCCGCCGGGCTGACCTCGCGTGGCACGCTCCTCGACACCACGCCCGAGCTGTTCGACCAGCACATCGCGATCAACCTGAGGGCGCCGTTCTTCGCGATGCAGGCCGCCGTCGCGGACATGGTCTCCCGGAAGGCGTCCGGCACGGTCGTCAACATCATCACCTCCTCGGCGCACGGCGGGCAGCCGTTCCTGGCGCCGTACGTCGCCGCGAAGGCGGGCCTGATCGGCCTGACCCGCAACGCGGCGCACGCGCACCGCTGGGACCGGATCCGGATCAACGGCCTCAACATCGGCTGGACGGCGACCGAGGGCGAGGACGCCACGCAGCGGAAGTTCCACGACGCCGAGGACGACTGGCGCGAGGAGGCCGCCGCCAGGCTCCCGATGGGCAAGCTCGGCCAGCCGGACGAGATCGCGGACTTCGCGGTCTTCCTGCTGTCGGACCGCTCGGGCGTCGTCACGGGTTCGGTCATCGACTGGGACCAGAACGTCCTGGGCGGCCTGGACTGA
- a CDS encoding phytanoyl-CoA dioxygenase family protein — protein MSATPVDHRAWLSERDCDLADFRELVERTTDLADYPHASAVEQGVLVYDSERLRKAERRPVRAELVRALTDGPGIVVFEGAFPDPSVVDRLSAVFDALIAEQRASGANAGDHFARPGANDRVWNALEKAALYDPEAFADYYASDILALVSAAWLGPGYQVTSQVNVVNPGGAAQTVHRDYHLGFLSNEVAAAYPAHVHALSPVLTLQGAVAHCDMPVESGPTMYLPYSQRYEPGYLAWRLPEFQAYFEANHVQLPLSKGDAAFFNPALFHAAGTNRSADIRRMANLLQVSSAFGRAMETVDREAVANAMFPVLLRRGAEGVGEEWLENVIAASAESYPFPTNLDSDPPVDGLAPPAQADVVRRALRESWTPEVLRDALRAGAERRES, from the coding sequence ATGTCCGCCACCCCCGTGGACCACCGCGCCTGGCTGTCCGAGCGGGACTGCGACCTGGCCGACTTCCGAGAACTCGTCGAGCGGACCACCGACCTCGCGGACTACCCGCATGCCTCCGCCGTCGAGCAGGGCGTCCTGGTCTACGACAGCGAGCGGCTGCGCAAGGCCGAGCGGCGCCCCGTGCGGGCCGAGCTGGTCCGGGCCCTGACCGACGGCCCCGGCATCGTTGTCTTCGAGGGCGCGTTCCCCGACCCGTCCGTCGTCGACCGGCTCAGCGCGGTCTTCGACGCCCTGATCGCCGAACAGCGCGCCTCGGGCGCGAACGCCGGGGACCACTTCGCCAGGCCGGGCGCCAACGACCGTGTGTGGAACGCGCTGGAGAAGGCGGCCCTGTACGACCCCGAGGCGTTCGCCGACTACTACGCGAGCGACATCCTGGCGCTGGTCTCGGCGGCCTGGCTCGGCCCCGGCTACCAGGTCACCTCGCAGGTCAACGTGGTCAACCCGGGCGGCGCGGCGCAGACCGTGCACCGGGACTACCACCTGGGCTTCCTGTCCAACGAGGTCGCGGCCGCCTACCCGGCGCATGTGCACGCCCTCTCCCCCGTGCTCACCCTCCAGGGCGCCGTCGCGCACTGCGACATGCCCGTCGAGTCCGGGCCGACGATGTACCTGCCGTACTCGCAGCGGTACGAACCCGGCTACCTGGCCTGGCGACTGCCGGAATTCCAGGCGTACTTCGAGGCCAACCACGTCCAACTCCCGCTCTCCAAGGGCGACGCGGCCTTCTTCAACCCCGCGCTGTTCCATGCGGCCGGCACCAACCGCTCGGCGGACATCCGCCGCATGGCCAACCTGCTGCAGGTGTCCTCCGCCTTCGGGCGGGCCATGGAGACGGTGGACCGCGAGGCCGTCGCGAACGCGATGTTCCCCGTGCTGCTCAGGCGCGGCGCCGAGGGGGTCGGTGAGGAGTGGCTGGAGAACGTGATCGCCGCGAGCGCCGAGAGCTACCCCTTCCCCACCAACCTCGACAGCGATCCGCCGGTCGACGGTCTTGCCCCGCCCGCGCAGGCGGACGTCGTACGGCGCGCACTGCGCGAGTCATGGACGCCCGAGGTTCTTCGGGACGCACTGCGGGCCGGCGCCGAGCGCCGTGAAAGCTGA
- a CDS encoding LacI family DNA-binding transcriptional regulator, with protein MGHPFPIREIARQAGLSEATVDRVLNGRGGVRESTAREVRQAIADLDRQRTQVRLVGRTFMIDIVMQAPERFSTAVRAALESELPSLHPAVVRSRFHFRETGPVAELTRTLDRIARRGSQGVILKAPDVPEVTAAVGRLAESGIPVVTLVTDLPATARLGYVGIDNRAAGATAAYLMGQWLGERPGNVLTSLSSGFFRNEEEREMGFRSAMRTHHPDRTLVEIAEGHGLDATQYDLVRAALARDPDIRAVYSIGGGNIATLRAFEDLGRECAVFVAHDLDHDNTRLLREHRLSAVLHHDLRQDMREACHIVMRAHGALPPAGPTLPSAIQVVTPYNMPPQATSRGDG; from the coding sequence ATGGGCCATCCCTTCCCGATCCGGGAGATCGCACGTCAGGCGGGCCTCAGCGAGGCGACCGTCGACCGGGTCCTGAACGGCAGGGGTGGCGTCCGTGAGAGCACCGCGCGGGAGGTCCGGCAGGCCATCGCGGACCTGGACCGGCAGCGCACCCAGGTCCGCCTGGTCGGCCGCACCTTCATGATCGACATCGTGATGCAGGCGCCGGAGCGGTTCTCCACCGCCGTACGCGCCGCCCTGGAGTCGGAGCTGCCCTCGCTCCACCCGGCCGTCGTCCGCTCGCGCTTCCACTTCCGCGAGACCGGCCCGGTGGCCGAGCTGACCCGGACCCTGGACCGGATCGCCCGCCGCGGCTCGCAGGGCGTGATCCTCAAGGCCCCGGACGTCCCCGAGGTCACGGCCGCGGTCGGCCGGCTCGCCGAGTCCGGCATCCCCGTCGTCACTCTCGTCACCGACCTGCCCGCAACCGCCCGCCTCGGCTATGTCGGCATCGACAACCGGGCCGCCGGAGCGACCGCCGCGTACCTCATGGGCCAGTGGCTGGGCGAGCGCCCCGGCAATGTGCTCACCAGCCTCAGCAGCGGCTTCTTCCGCAACGAGGAGGAACGCGAGATGGGCTTCCGCAGCGCCATGCGCACCCACCACCCGGACCGCACGCTGGTCGAGATCGCCGAGGGCCACGGCCTGGACGCCACCCAGTACGACCTGGTCCGCGCCGCCCTCGCACGCGACCCGGACATCCGCGCCGTCTACTCGATCGGCGGCGGCAACATCGCCACCCTGCGTGCCTTCGAGGACCTGGGCCGCGAGTGCGCGGTGTTCGTCGCCCACGACCTCGACCACGACAACACCCGCCTGCTGCGCGAGCACCGCCTCTCCGCCGTCCTCCACCACGACCTGCGCCAGGACATGCGCGAGGCCTGCCACATCGTGATGCGCGCCCACGGCGCCCTGCCGCCCGCGGGGCCTACGCTGCCGTCGGCGATCCAGGTGGTGACGCCGTACAACATGCCACCGCAGGCGACGAGTCGAGGAGACGGGTGA
- a CDS encoding poly-gamma-glutamate hydrolase family protein: MTTRTEHVEIEGVRLLATLTTGGETGLLALHGSNEGGTAELARSVAERCGATSLVFIQPGAREPVHIPSPRMAVEHCALLRVFLSHVAVTVSLHGHMRRATPRSIFLGGGNRPAAHLLASGLSALHPEFDPVTDLADIPAALRGMHARNPVNLTRGGGVQVELPLSARTRRPGWDPEVPDTPPPAVVDALVTGVELLATRSITRR; the protein is encoded by the coding sequence GTGACGACGAGGACCGAGCACGTGGAGATCGAGGGTGTCCGCCTTCTGGCCACGCTCACGACGGGCGGCGAGACGGGACTTCTCGCGCTGCACGGCAGCAACGAGGGCGGTACCGCCGAACTCGCGCGCTCCGTGGCCGAGCGCTGCGGCGCCACCAGCCTGGTCTTCATCCAGCCCGGCGCGCGGGAGCCGGTGCACATCCCGTCCCCGCGGATGGCCGTGGAGCACTGCGCACTCCTGCGGGTGTTCCTGTCCCACGTAGCCGTCACGGTCTCGCTGCACGGCCACATGAGACGGGCGACGCCACGGTCCATCTTCCTCGGCGGGGGCAACCGCCCCGCAGCGCACCTCCTCGCCTCGGGGCTGAGCGCCCTGCACCCGGAGTTCGACCCGGTCACGGACCTCGCGGACATCCCCGCCGCCCTGCGGGGCATGCACGCCAGGAACCCGGTGAACCTGACCCGCGGCGGCGGCGTCCAGGTGGAGCTCCCGCTCTCCGCCCGGACCCGGCGGCCGGGCTGGGACCCGGAGGTCCCCGACACGCCTCCGCCGGCCGTCGTCGACGCCCTGGTCACCGGCGTGGAACTGCTGGCGACCCGGTCCATCACCCGACGCTGA
- a CDS encoding Gfo/Idh/MocA family protein: MVDSLGVAVVGFGWMGRVHTQAYARVPHHFPRLGLRPRLVSVAEEVPGRAEEAAAQFGFASTTRDWREVARDPRVQAVSITAPNFLHREIGVAMAEAGKHIWIEKPVGLSTADAQAVADAVAGAGVQGAVGFNYRNAPAVEAARELISSGAIGTVTHVRLRLFSDYAAHPESALTWRYEKQRGGSGVLGDLASHGADLARFLLGDIASLTADTAVFIPERARPTAATAGHTRATGGELGPVENEDYVNCLLRFASGARGVLEACRVSVGEQNNYGFEVHGTEGAVFWDFRRMNELGVSRGTTYQDQPVSTVYVGPGDGEYGAFQPGAANAMGYDDLKVIEAHRFLRSIAEGRPQGATLADAVHGAAVLEAMVRSAESGAWVSVG, encoded by the coding sequence ATGGTGGATTCGCTCGGTGTCGCCGTCGTCGGGTTCGGCTGGATGGGCCGGGTGCACACCCAGGCGTACGCCCGCGTCCCGCACCACTTCCCGCGGCTGGGCCTGCGCCCGCGGCTGGTGTCGGTCGCCGAGGAGGTGCCGGGTCGGGCCGAGGAGGCCGCCGCACAGTTCGGGTTCGCCTCGACGACCCGGGACTGGCGCGAGGTGGCCAGGGATCCGCGGGTCCAGGCTGTCAGCATCACCGCCCCGAACTTCCTGCACCGTGAGATCGGCGTCGCGATGGCGGAGGCCGGCAAGCACATCTGGATCGAGAAGCCGGTCGGGCTGAGCACGGCGGACGCGCAGGCGGTCGCCGACGCGGTGGCCGGAGCGGGCGTGCAGGGCGCCGTCGGCTTCAACTACCGCAACGCGCCCGCTGTCGAGGCCGCCCGTGAGCTCATCTCCTCGGGCGCCATCGGCACCGTCACCCACGTCCGCCTGCGCCTGTTCAGCGACTACGCCGCCCACCCCGAATCCGCCCTGACCTGGCGCTACGAGAAGCAGCGCGGCGGCAGCGGAGTACTGGGCGACCTCGCCTCGCACGGCGCGGACCTGGCCCGGTTCCTGCTCGGCGACATCGCCTCCCTGACCGCCGACACCGCCGTGTTCATCCCCGAGCGGGCCCGCCCCACCGCCGCGACCGCCGGCCACACCCGCGCCACGGGCGGCGAGCTGGGACCGGTCGAGAACGAGGACTACGTGAACTGTCTGCTGCGCTTCGCCTCCGGCGCCCGCGGCGTCCTGGAGGCCTGCCGGGTCTCGGTCGGCGAGCAGAACAACTACGGCTTCGAGGTGCACGGCACCGAGGGCGCGGTGTTCTGGGACTTCCGCCGGATGAACGAGCTGGGCGTCAGCCGCGGCACCACATACCAGGACCAGCCGGTCAGCACGGTGTACGTCGGCCCGGGCGACGGGGAGTACGGCGCCTTCCAGCCGGGCGCGGCGAACGCCATGGGCTACGACGACCTGAAGGTCATCGAGGCCCACCGGTTCCTGCGCTCGATCGCGGAGGGCAGGCCGCAGGGGGCCACGCTCGCTGACGCCGTGCACGGTGCCGCCGTACTGGAGGCGATGGTGCGCTCGGCGGAGAGCGGCGCGTGGGTCAGCGTCGGGTGA
- a CDS encoding LacI family DNA-binding transcriptional regulator — protein MRAPTIRDVAERAGVSKSLVSLVLRGAEQVRPEKREAVLQAVRELGYRPNAAARSLSEQRTRTVGVLLNDLRNPWFVELLDGLNSLLHDHGLRMLLADARLNRRTGQDPADPLLDLRVDGLVVVGTLPDPAALGRAAERIPVVVAGAREPAPAGVDVVAGDDEHGARLVTEHLIGLGHRRIAHIAGYGAVGELRRRSFEATMRAHGLADRAQVEPSDMTEEGGYRTAVRLLSRPGRPTALFAVNDIASVGAISAAEELGLRVPHDVSVVGYDNTSISRLRHVWLTTVDGAGHELGRRAARCLLDRFERPGGQGRLSLTAPTLEIRGTTAAPLTD, from the coding sequence ATGAGAGCGCCGACGATCCGCGACGTGGCCGAGCGGGCCGGGGTGTCCAAGTCGCTGGTCTCGCTCGTGCTGCGCGGCGCCGAACAGGTGCGGCCCGAGAAGCGGGAGGCCGTGCTGCAGGCGGTGCGGGAGCTCGGCTACCGGCCCAACGCGGCCGCGCGCAGCCTCAGCGAGCAGCGCACCCGCACGGTCGGCGTGCTCCTCAACGACCTGCGCAACCCCTGGTTCGTCGAGCTGCTCGACGGCCTCAACTCACTTCTGCACGACCACGGCCTGCGGATGCTGCTGGCGGACGCCCGCCTCAACCGCCGCACCGGCCAGGACCCCGCCGACCCGCTTCTGGACCTGCGGGTGGACGGCCTGGTCGTCGTCGGCACCCTGCCCGACCCGGCAGCCCTCGGCAGGGCCGCCGAGCGCATCCCGGTCGTCGTCGCGGGCGCCCGCGAACCGGCCCCGGCGGGCGTTGACGTCGTGGCAGGCGATGACGAGCACGGCGCGCGACTGGTCACCGAGCACCTCATCGGGCTCGGCCACCGGCGCATCGCGCACATCGCGGGCTACGGCGCCGTCGGCGAACTGCGCAGGCGGAGCTTCGAGGCGACGATGCGGGCGCACGGCCTCGCGGACCGGGCGCAGGTCGAGCCGAGCGACATGACCGAGGAGGGCGGCTACCGCACCGCGGTGCGTCTGCTGAGCCGCCCCGGCCGGCCCACCGCCCTCTTCGCCGTCAACGACATCGCCTCCGTCGGCGCGATCTCGGCCGCCGAGGAGCTGGGTCTGCGCGTCCCGCACGACGTGTCCGTGGTCGGCTACGACAACACGAGCATCTCCCGCCTGCGCCACGTCTGGCTGACCACGGTCGACGGCGCCGGCCACGAGCTGGGCCGCCGCGCGGCCCGCTGCCTCCTGGACCGCTTCGAGCGGCCCGGGGGCCAGGGCCGACTGAGCCTGACGGCACCGACGTTGGAGATCCGCGGCACGACGGCCGCACCGCTCACGGACTGA
- a CDS encoding cupin domain-containing protein, producing the protein MTHSFVVHIPDAELRPEPLDPEQIVSGTPEVTGKVVWESADGKQIRGVWQITPGVVTDTEADELFVVISGSATVEVEGGPTLTVGPGDMAVLREGDRTKWTVHETLRKAYAINL; encoded by the coding sequence ATGACCCACAGCTTCGTTGTGCACATCCCGGACGCCGAGCTCCGGCCCGAGCCCCTCGACCCGGAGCAGATCGTGTCCGGGACTCCGGAGGTGACCGGCAAGGTCGTCTGGGAGTCCGCGGACGGGAAGCAGATCCGCGGCGTCTGGCAGATCACGCCGGGCGTCGTCACCGACACGGAGGCCGACGAGCTGTTCGTCGTCATCAGTGGGTCGGCGACCGTCGAGGTCGAGGGCGGGCCCACGCTGACGGTGGGGCCCGGGGACATGGCCGTCCTGCGCGAGGGCGACCGTACGAAGTGGACGGTGCACGAGACGCTGCGGAAGGCGTACGCCATCAACCTCTGA